The following proteins come from a genomic window of Carcharodon carcharias isolate sCarCar2 chromosome 10, sCarCar2.pri, whole genome shotgun sequence:
- the ggnbp2 gene encoding gametogenetin-binding protein 2 isoform X3 yields the protein MVMEFSDNMLNLDGHQINGAQLKQFVQQHGMLKQQDLNIAMMVTSREVFSALSQLVPCVGCRRSVERLFSQLVESGNPALEPLSVGPTGVLSVTRACMTDAKKLFTLFYVHGSKLNETIDAIPKSKKNKRCQLHSLDTHKPKPLGGCWMDVWELMSQECRDEVVLIDSSCLLETLETYLRKHRFCTDCKNKVLRAYNILIGELDCSKEKGYCAALYEGLRCCPHERHIHVCCETDFIAHLLGRAEPEFAGGYERRERHAKTIDIAQEEVLTCLGIHLYERLHRIWQKLRAEEQTWQMLFYLGIDALRKSFEMAIEKVQGISRLEQLCEELSEEERVRELKQEKKRQKRKNRRKNKCACEISTPLQTPGETKAQEEATSESVESSCKDCGTMEDANGRVEVIVTNESTSCTCPGSENLLGSPKTKKGLSPHCNGSDCGYSSSMEGSETGSREGSDVACTEGICNHDETGDDTCVHHCVEDKEEDGVDSCVECWANAAEENTKGKNKKKKKKGKGVKCDDDSENTGDCNMDLSRQENLGNTFHNELHHDKTKDSCNSLEKGGQQPAWVAQILSEKHFSQSSQIPPPCLPDWGRGTKTLKELLEESECTSEEENFITQDEIQAFMTNNQSFYINREQYRQHLKEKFNKYCRSNDYNVCNGWLTTAGVN from the exons ATGGTAATGGAGTTCTCTGATAATATGCTGAACCTTGATGGTCACCAGATCAATGGTGCACAACTGAAACAATTTGTCCAG CAACATGGCATGCTCAAGCAGCAAGACCTTAACATTGCTATGATGGTAACATCCCGTGAAGTCTTCAGTGCACTTTCTCAGCTTGTTCCATGTGTTGGATGTCGGCGCAGTGTGGAGCGTCTTTTCTCCCAGCTAGTAGAATCTGGCAATCCGGCCTTGGAGCCGCTTTCAGTGGGGCCCACAGGAGTTCTTTCGGTAACTCGTGCCTGCATGAcggatgcaaaaaaactgttcacGTTATTTTATGTGCACGG gTCCAAACTAAATGAGACTATTGATGCAATTCCTAAAAGTAAAAAGAACAAAAGATGTCAATTACATTCGTTAGATACGCACAAGCCAAAACCTTTAGG GGGTTGCTGGATGGATGTGTGGGAGCTAATGTCCCAAGAATGTAGGGATGAAGTAGTATTAATTGACTCCAGTTGTCTTTTGGAAACACTAGAGACTTATCTACGGAAGCACAG GTTTTGCACGGATTGTAAAAATAAAGTACTGCGGGCATACAACATTCTCATTGGGGAATTGGATTGCAGCAAAGAAAAGGGCTACTGTGCAGCTCTGTATGAGGGTCTACGTTGCTGTCCCCATGAACGACACATTCATGTCTGCTGTGAGACTGACTTCATTGCACATCTCTTGGGCCGTGCTGAGCCAGAGTTCGCAGGAGGGTATGA GCGGAGGGAGCGACATGCAAAAACTATAGACATTGCACAAGAAGAAGTCCTTACATGTCTTGGTATTCATCTGTATGAACGCTTGCACAGAATTTGGCAAAAGTTACGAGCTGAAGAACAGACATGGCAAATGCTCTTCTACCTTGGTATTGATGCACTGCGCAAAAGCTTTGAG ATGGCAATTGAAAAAGTGCAAGGTATTAGTCGACTGGAGCAGCTTTGTGAGGAGCTCTCTGAAGAGGAGAGAGTTCGAGAGCTTAAGCAAGAAAAGAAACGTCAAAAACGGAAGAACAGACGTAAAAATAAATGTGCTTGTGAAATATCTACTCCACTTCAAACTCCAGGAGAAACTAAAGCCCAAGAGGAG gcaacatccgaGTCAGTAGAGAGTAGTTGTAAAGACTGTGGCACCATGGAAGATGCAAATGGTAGAGTTGAAGTAATTGTTACAAATGAAAGTACCTCATGCACGTGCCCTGGCAGTGAAAATCTACTTGGATCACCCAAAACAAAGAAAG GTTTATCCCCACACTGTAATGGTAGTGACTGTGGTTACTCATCAAGCATGGAAGGCAGTGAGACTGGTTCCCGAGAAGGATCAGATGTAGCTTGCACTGAAGGTATCTGCAATCATGATGAAACAG GCGATGACACTTGTGTCCATCACTGTGTAGAGGACaaagaggaggatggtgtggacagTTGTGTAGAATGCTGGGCCAATGCTGCTGAAGAGAACACAAAAGGCAAAAAcaagaagaaaaagaagaaagGCAAAGGTGTAAAATGTGACGATGAT AGTGAAAATACTGGAGATTGTAACATGGACCTAAGCAGACAAGAAAACTTGGGTAACACTTTTCATAATGAGTTACATCATGACAAAACCAAAGATAGCTGTAACTCATTAGAGAAAGGTGGCCAGCAGCCAGCTTGGGTagcacagatactgtcagaaAAGCATTTTTCACAATCTTCACAAATTCCACCACCCTGTCTGCCTGACTGGGGAAGAGGCACAAAAACCTTAAAGGAACTACTT